The following DNA comes from bacterium.
GATACTATTGAGCAGGGGCTGAAACAGATAGTTGAATATATGGACCGATGCAATACGGATCAGGGCTATCTGGTGATCTTTGACCGGAGTGAAGGGAAAAAGTGGGAGGAAAAAATATTCGAACGGGAAGAGGAATATCAAAACAAAAGGATTACCATCTGGGGAATGTGAGGGAATTGGTCTTAGACAGAATGGCACTTACATAAGCTAAGCTTATAATATAGAGAGAACACAAAGCGCACAGGGGAAAACGATCTCCCGCAGAGACGCAGAGGCGCAGAGAGCAACCAATCCGGCAAGGGCCTGATGAAAGTCGGGATATCCCGATGTGTCAACGGCCTGGAAGCAAGCAAAAAGTAAAAAGGCACAAGGAGGAACTTATTTTACTTTTACTTTTCAATGACATCCTCTGCGTCTCAGCGTCTCTGCGGGAAAATTACTAATTCTTATGTAAGTGCCATTCGTCTTAGACAGAATGGCACTTACATAAGCCAGTGCCGCTTTTTCCCTCCCGTTGCCGCTGCCGGGGCCGCCGCCGGAGCGGGCGGAGGGCTCAGAATTCCCAGTTTCAGCTCGATATTATCCTTTATCCAATGCTCATCCCACCATTCAATCGGATTGACAAACGTTCCGCCAATCATCATGGAAAGATGGAGGTGGTCTCCACCAGCCCAGCCGGTATCGCCGGTAATGCCGATTGTCTGGCCGATGGTTACTTTTTGACCGGCGGTGACGGAGAAATTACTGAGGTGACTGTACATACTGAAGACGTTCTGGCCATGATCAAGGATGATTGTTTTGCCATAGATCCCCAAGTCACCCTGGTAGATTACCAGGCCGCTGTTGGCAGCGGGCACGGGGGAGTGAGCCAGCGAGGCCAGATCCAATCCCAGATGGGTCTGCTCATCGATTTTACTGCCATTATAAATATAGATACGATGATCGGCGTATAAGGCCGATGGCTCGGCATTCGGCAGCCGTAAAAATTTTCCTTTCCACAAGCATTCAGGCTGAGATTTCTGGCAAATTTCCCTGAGTTGCCGGTGGCTTTGATCCCGCCAGTAGTTATTGATTCTTAAAAAGGCATCGGTCAGCGACATTCCCGGCAAAGTATTATCCATGGCATAAAATTGCGGGATCTTTTTTTTCAGGAAATCGTCGGAGATGGTCAGGGAATCCTGCCGGAAAGCCTTTTTCTTTAAGAGATAATAAAAGCTGACTCTGGCTTCATTGCCCGCTTCATCCGCTGAGATCAACTCGATTCTGGGGTCCGGCTGATCATAGGGCAGCGCAAAATAAACCACATGCGCCAGGGGATTGCTTTCTGTTTTGACTGCAAACCCGGGATAAAAGGCATCGCCTACCTGGACGCCATCTTTTATTGAATCTTCGGATGTCTGGTAAACAGCAAAGCCGGTGCCGCCCTGATTCAGATAATGCTGAGTGCTCAGGCATACGAGGTTTGGCGGTATCCGGTCGAGGGTAAAGGATTGCTCCTCGATCGTGGTATTTCCGGTCAGTTTGTTCCGCCAGGAATAATCGCGGGCTGTTACCACGAACGTAAGCGGTCCTTCCTTGACCTTCATCGCTGCCGGATCAAAAGGTATCTGGATGGTTTTGCGGATGGTGTTCTTTCTGTTCCAGAGCAGGCTGCCAGGCAGTTCTTCGCTATAGATTTCATTTTGTGAATCAC
Coding sequences within:
- a CDS encoding M23 family metallopeptidase → MNKRILLLIVILILTIALIWSWIRKLESQGPKISHDIKVKYLNKPQTLNFHIEDLGSGLRSIHIAIVQRDSQNEIYSEELPGSLLWNRKNTIRKTIQIPFDPAAMKVKEGPLTFVVTARDYSWRNKLTGNTTIEEQSFTLDRIPPNLVCLSTQHYLNQGGTGFAVYQTSEDSIKDGVQVGDAFYPGFAVKTESNPLAHVVYFALPYDQPDPRIELISADEAGNEARVSFYYLLKKKAFRQDSLTISDDFLKKKIPQFYAMDNTLPGMSLTDAFLRINNYWRDQSHRQLREICQKSQPECLWKGKFLRLPNAEPSALYADHRIYIYNGSKIDEQTHLGLDLASLAHSPVPAANSGLVIYQGDLGIYGKTIILDHGQNVFSMYSHLSNFSVTAGQKVTIGQTIGITGDTGWAGGDHLHLSMMIGGTFVNPIEWWDEHWIKDNIELKLGILSPPPAPAAAPAAATGGKKRHWLM